One Primulina eburnea isolate SZY01 chromosome 4, ASM2296580v1, whole genome shotgun sequence genomic window, AGTTTAATGCTTTGGGTCTTCAATGGCTAATGTTGAAATTGATGTCTCCAATATGGATATGTAATAAAATTCTATTTTAATTTGATGATGATATAGGTCAAAATGGGAATGAGATTTAAAGCTCTAGCCTTCTCCTTGTTCCTTTCAAGCTTCTTGTTTTCTCTGGCCTTTTCTGCATCAAATGATGGCTTGGTCAGAATTGGACTGAAGAAGCTGAATTTGGATCAAAACAATAGGCTTGCTACTCATCTTGAGTCCAAAGACGGGGAGGAATTGAAAGCTTCAATAAGGAAGTATATTTTCCGAGGCAGGCTCGGGGATAGCGCAGACGATGATATCGTAGGATTGAAGAACTACTTGGATGCTCAGTACTTTGGTGACATTGGAATTGGCACTCCTCCACAAAAATTCACTGTGATTTTCGATACTGGTAGCTCTAATCTGTGGGTGCCATCCTCGAAATGCTATTTTTCTGTAAGTCTGGATTCTGGAACCTTTGTCTAGGTTATGTGAGAAAAAAATGGGTCACTGTGATCATCTTTATGCAGTGGATAGAGACTGAAGTATATTTTGAAATTGACATATGTTGGTGCAGGTTGCATGTTTCTTCCACGGAAAGTACAAGGCAGGACGGTCGAGTTCTTACAAAAAGAACGGTTTGTTATTATTTTCCTATTTCTCCTCAGTTTATCTCCATGTTCATGTTCTATTTTTTGCCATGAGCTGAATCATGTTATCTTTTAAGTTAGATTAAAGTTATatgtattattatatattaagatCTAATATTTCCACTTGTATTGCACTATTGCTAACTGAGGATGTAATTAAACCCCTTGCATAGAACTGTCCAAACATTTGGATGCAGAGAATGGGCATGTTAGCTGCATCATATGTGCATCAAATGCCATAgctgtattattattatatgataAAGTATCAGATGTTATTTGACTTGTAGTAATACCCATTGATCTGTTGCCGTCGTATATTTGAATCAAGCATAATATGTTGTGTGCAGATTTGCTATTTATTTCTTGGGTTTGTTATAAATTAGACTATGAAGTTGTTATTCTTAGATATAAAACAATCTTTGTACAGGAAAATCCGCTGCAATACATTATGGAACTGGAGCTATATCTGGATTCTTTAGCGAGGATCACGTCAAAGTTGGGAACCTAGTAGTCAAGGACCAGGTTTCCCCCTCCTCCTTTGGGTTTTCACTTTGCACTATTATTAGACATAGTTATTCACAGTAGAGTGCTGATCTGTCCAGGAATTCATTGAGGCCACACGAGAACCTGGTATTACATTTTTGGCTGCAAAGTTTGACGGCATACTGGGACTTGGTTTCAAAGAGATCTCAGTTGGAAATGCCACCCCAGTATGGTTAGTGTTGGACCCTTTTTTCTGTAGTGTGTTTTGGCGTGTTATTTTGAGAAAAAATATGTTGATATTTTTTTCTCATTATCCGAACATTAGTTTTCGTCGCTTGGCTTGGAACACAGATGGTTACTAAGATGGTCATATTCTTTTTTGTTTGCTAGAATACTTTGCCATTGTGTGAGTTTGCATTCCTTGCAGGTACAACATGGTTGAACAAGGTCTTGTCAAGGAGCCCGTGTTCTCATTTTGGCTTAACCGTAATCCGGAGGAAGAAGAGGGGGGTGAACTGGTTTTTGGTGGAGTTGATCCTAATCATTACAAGGGTAAACACACGTACGTTCCAGTGACCCAGAAAGGCTATTGGCAGGTTGGTTGTCAAGATACAAAGGATATAGTTCGATTAATATAGTTCTTTCTTTAATACTTAATTTTCTGTTTACAGTTTGACATGGGTGATGTTCTCATTGATGGTGAAGAGAGTGGTATGTATGCTGCAATGCTTCATGATGTATCATTTACTGTAATTAGAAAGATATAATGAATCAAGAACATGCTTTCTGTTGGTCTGTAAGATGGTCTTCATTCAGATATATCTAATAATATGCGCTGTGATGAATTAGCCTTGCACCTCTGTATTGTTAGGTTACTGCAATGGTGGATGTTCAGCTATCGCAGACTCTGGAACTTCTCTCTTAGCAGGTCCAACTGTATGTGCTGGCTCCACCCTACCAAACCAAGTCTTCAATTAACTTCTCATTTTTCGAAATATTATCATCAAACAAGTTCTTTATTATATTAGTGATATGGGAGGGGAGTGGTTTTTCGGTTTTCGTAACCTACTGTTCTCGTTCTCGTTCATAGTGTTTTGTGCTTATTTCTTGTATGTCTGTAGACGGTGGTTGCTATGATTAATCATGCTATTGGAGCTGCTGGAATTGTCAGCCAAGAATGCAAGGCTGTGGTCGAACAATATGGGCAGACAATTATGGATTTACTAATTTCAGAGGTAGTTTACTATGTTAAGTTTACCTTCTTAAAGGTTTCAGGTGGCTCCTGTTTGTCTTTTCTGAACCTGGTATTCCACATGACCTTAGGCACAACCAAAGAAGATTTGTTCCCAAGTTGGTCTATGCACTTTTGATGGACGTCATGGCGTTAGGTTTGTCCCTTTCACTTTCCCTCGCACCGGTTTTAATGTGTCCTTAATGATTAGTTTTGTGAATGTTAGATTTCCATTCATGATACTTTTTTTGTGCTTGATGTCTGCACAGTGCGGGCATTGAGAGTGTAGTAGATGAGGAAAATGGCGTATCATCTGGTTTGCATGATGCTATGTGTTCTGCGTGTGAAATGGCTGTTGTTTGGATGCAAAATCAACTGAGGCAGAATCAGACACAGGATCGCATCTTGAACTATGTCAATGAGGTAAACTTTAGTGTTTTTTGGATGAAAGGTTTTTGTTTTGATATTAGACTGGTTGACACATAAAACTGATGAAATTTCAGCTCTGTGAACGGCTTCCAAGTCCAATGGGAGAATCCTCTGTTGAGTGTGGAAGCATTTCTTCTATGCCTAATGTTTCCTTCACAATCGGTGGAAAGGTTTTTGATCTGTCCCCAAAAGAGGTATGAAGAAACCGCAATTATTGTTTTGGTCAGGTTACTGCATAATTTTTCTCTGTGCTCTAAATTTGAATCAAGGTGGGCTACTTGGCTGGTATGTTTTACAACACCACCCCTCCAACCCCAACTCCTCTGAACATAGAAGTTTTGAAGCTCACTGTATTTTCTGTTTTGTTTTTTAGtaattaaatcataatttaGGCTTGTATCTTTTGATTCACTTTTTTAACCGTAGATTACTATACGTGCTTGAGATTAGATGATGTACTATCTTGGTGTTTTCTCACGAACTAATATATGACTTTCCTAGAGCATTGAAGGAGacaatttttattataattatagttTGAACCCTACTCTATAATGAAAGGTGAAACTCTCCATAGAACGCTAAAATTTAGACGTTTTAAcgctgatgatgatgattttaTTGCGTTTCTTCAGTACATACTCAAAGTGGGAGAGGGCGCTTCAGCACAGTGCATCAGTGGTTTCACGGGTTTAGATGTCCCTCCGCCTCGTGGGCCTCTTTGGTAATATTCTTTCCTTCCATGTCGAATTAACCCATCTCTTTCTtgtaatttatgtttctgatgaatatttattatatgccATTGGAACGATTCTTGCAGGATCTTGGGAGATATGTTTATGGGTCGGTACCACACTGTGTTTGATTACGGGAACCTGAGAATCGGATTCGCTGAAGCGGCATGAGATAAACCAGAACCTGCCGCCccgttgatgttaatatttctCTGTTTATGTGTGAGGTTAGACTGTTGATTTTATGGTGTCGACTTGTACCTTAAACAGGGTGTGTACAATTTGCTCTTCGTTTAACCTGATGCTGATATTTGACCGACGTATCAAACTGTCCATGTTGCTTTAACGTTATAGAGGATGTCGTGTAAGATGTCTAATATCTGTCATTTTACTTTTTCGATGAGCAAATAAAACACACATGGTAATAAAAGAATCGTTGACGTTAGTGCTTTGATcgtttttttagtttttatttaatatttaatgataaaatatttgcaTACTGAGCAAATAATTATCTGCTAAAGATTGAAATGTTAATTGTTGAATTTTATTCATTGtcaatatattttttcatatagATAGTTTTGAAAGTATTCATttgtattttcttttgaatcgaACTTGAATGATTTTTGGAGTCCATTAAATTtagtttaataatttttttatgggtTTTTCGAATTGGACCATATAGtttggagaattaaaattgcaTACCCTCTTTTAAGTGTGGTAGCCGTAAGAGTTTTCGGATTCCACTGCAAAAGAGTTACTGGCGTCAAGCTCGGGTGtcattctttaaattaaattcggCGAGCGTGCGTGTCTGTGTGAACCTCGAGAAAGGGCGAACGGTGTATAATGGAAGTACCATATATGGGAGGCGAGGCATTTTGAAGCGATGTGGATCTATTGGCGTGACAACATGAAATGCATTCGGAATTAGCATTCAGCTGTACTCATTTGGAGTTCGGTTGTTTGGTCCAAACTTCCCAATCTTGCGTGAGAGCTGTCACATCTACTGCATATGCCTTACCCCATCTGATATGACCAACGTATTTTAATCATTACACCTTCTATTGTCTTCATCTCCAATTTCACGGGGATGGACCAAATAACATTAATTAAGAGAAGAGACAGTACTATGCAAAAATTGAAACGATGATGGTAGAAAAGATAAGAAAAAGCAGTACTTTCTTAAGCTTTTGGATCAAGAAATCTTCACAAACCCCTGGACATTTGAACGGCATGTCCAACCTCATATTGCAGAACTTGAAAACTTAGATCCGTTCTTGTTTTACAAACAATCCTTGTTAGATAAACCAAACCAACACAACAAGGATAGACTTTTACTAAACTTGACATggaaaataattaattgattgcCACCTAGGACTGATCGTGGAGACTAAAAAATCACAAGTGGACATTTTGTTCCTCAAGCTGTTGTTTTCTTTTGGTATTGGTTGTATTCATAAAACCTCTATGGTATGAACAAATAATTCAGTAGCACAATTTAATGAATGAGGAAAAGAAAACCACAAATCATGGTCCCTCAAGTAACTTTCTTGCTGTTTGAATGAGACAGTCTCCGGTCTAGAGATTGCAACTGGCATCGAAGGTTCTGGTTTTCTTCAAGCAATCTGTCATATTCAAGAAGAAATCCTTCTGATTGTTTTTTCAAAGCGAAAGCACTGGCTTCTGCATTGCTTGCTTCTTTAGACTTTTCTTCAAGGTTCGTCTCGAGCTGTTGGATCCTCTTGTGCAACGATGATGTCTCTGCTTCCAATGCTTTGATTTCGTCAGAAACCGGAGGCTTACCATCCTCAAAAACCCGACTTTGTTTCTTTACGGCTTCCATTGACTTTCTCCTTACACGCAGTTCTCGGATATAATGATGTAGTCTATCAATCATCAATGCAAGGAATAAGGAGAATCCTGCACACAATCATTTAATCTAAACTGACCACAGAAGTAGAAATCGAAATAAGGGAAATTTGGCATTGACAGTGTAATTATGAAGGTAAGGAAGTAAGGTTGGAAATTTTATGCAGCCCCATTGAACATAGACTTTCTAACCAAAAATCTGGCTGAGAGATCATATATTAAAGAGTTATATTCCTGTTAACTTGCAATGCTAAAAGAATTCGAAACCATGTGAACCAAATGGCCGCCATTTTCAATATTTTGCATTTAAATTATTCATattcttttaaattaatttaattcgcTCGTGCCATTTGATCGAGGACGTTCCCCAAGCCTTGGAGGTAACATGACTCCCAACAGACTATCATGTCCTGTGTAACATGTAAAAACCCGATTCACCATATCCCACGAAAAAACAGAAAAGGATTCTACTTGTCTACTTAAACTCATCATCCCTATATCCTTACTTCACAAATAGCGAGCTCAGAGATACTTTTCTACATAAAACACAAAACACAAAGGCTTAGACCAGATTTCTCCAAGTTAATTATACATGCCAGTTTACAaccaaaaaacaaaacaaatttaaTCAATCTCAGAATTACAAATACTCAGGGATCCACTTTGAATCCAAAAATTGCTtgaaaagattaaaaaaaaaactaggcCGCAAGAATTTCCAAGATCCTTGTTTGGTCATCAAATCTTTTTGCTCGATCCCTTATCTCGAATTTTAGTAACGCATGTCAAAGCACAATCAATATCAGATCCATCAATATGTAGTACGAGAGACAAGCAGAGCAAGACATCCTCTccaatggaaaaaaaaaaaaacaagaagccATTCTAGTGCTAATAATGCTCATTTCTGCTCAAAATACGTAAACCCCAGATTACATCCCCGAGCATTCTTATGAATCAACACAAATAGACACCCACTGGCATGAATTATACAATACAAAAATGTTTGATCATCATAAAAATCCCCAAAATAATTCACAGATAGGAAAATTAATCAAGCAATTACAATGAGCCACAAAGAATAGACATATCGCACAAAAGATAGCATTGTGAAGTATGTTTACCCATGAGAGAAGCTTCAAGAAGGTTCTTCGCCAGAAGAATCTGATCCGTGGGATTGACCTCACCATCGTCTGCCCAGCGTCTCTGGATCTTCAGTGCACTGTACACAGTAGACATCATCACCACAAAAACGGTTCCCGCCACCGTCTTCACCACAATCGGGCCGCGGCCCCGTTTGACCCGGTCCAAACCCATTATCACTAGCTTCCTAAACGGCGTCTTGAACACGAACACAACTATCAACGCCATCTCCGACAATACCAGAGCAAACAGCAACTGTATCATTTTTATGCTATCGACGAATACAATGTGGGATCGATCGGAGGACGGACAAAGAGCTTGAGCGTTTTAATTCATTCGATCCTAACACCAAACGTGCACTCCtatatttattttctttgattttgattttgatctAGAGAGCAACGTAATTTTTCCGATAAATTTAACAAAACAtacaaaataattatattttgattaatttttttaaaaaaaatactagaatttgatttaaaaatactaaatatCTCAACTTATGTAAAACTGGAAAAAAATTTGTGTAAAACGGTTTcatatgtcgtattttgtgagacagattttttatttgggtcatgcatgaaaaaatattattttttatgctaagagtattattttttattgtgaatatcgatagaattgaactgtctcacaaataaagattcgtgagatcgccTCATAAAAGGTATAATCTTAAAACTGAATAGGGAAAGGCCCATCCACTTTCCACCTAAATACCTATAAAAGCTACACATTGTGTAATAATTATGAACAACGCTATTACACCGGCGCACATTATCTAATAATTTTCATTGATTATGAGTACAATATCTCTTCGTTTGGTGACAAACTTTTATTTATTACAGTTGAAATTAAGGTAACGTGGTTCCTATGTGGGCACACTCCATAAACCAGAAGCACAAGTTGTAGCTAGTTGGGGTATGAAaagaggcaaaaacttgtgtgagacggtctcacgggtcatatttgtgagacggatcatttatttgggtaatccatgaaaaaatattactttctatgctaagagtattactttttattgcgtagggttgacccgtctcacgaattaagatccgtgatacggtctcacatgagacatacTCATGAAAAGATAACACATGAACTGGTAAagatttttatttgtttgtATAGAGGTTTAGACTGGTTCTTGGGTATTTTACGATTTAAGTTTTTGAATTATATAAATTATCATCATCGACACGTATAATATTATTGATTAGTTTTacaattgatatctgacttaaAATATGGTATTCGATTACCCATGAAATGCAGATTGATGTAATTATAtagacaattttttttaaaaaaaacaattatcaAAACGTAATATTTGCAATTATTGTATGGGTTAAAATATTTGCATTGTGTTATTGCGGATTTATCATGTCACGACCCTAGCCGAAAGTCGCCTACTTTCGCTGGAAAATCGGGAGTAAATCTTGATTTAGGTAATTTTAAGTTTGAATTTGAAGCTTAGGACATATTCAAAACTTTAAGAGGTATATTTTAGATTTTAGTGTTTCGAATTTGGGTATTTTGATTCATTTGAATTCTAACAATGAATATATGTTATATTGTTGATTGTAGGTATTATATCTGAACTGTTTGGATGTATTAataaaatttcagaatttattttagtgtaattttgaaaaatcagattTATATAATCGGGTTTTCGAATTTTAGTATTCAATAATTAGATATTAAGATGCTATAAAATTGTCGTATAttaattttagaaatataaattatggattttcggaattttagtctaaattgatgaatattggaaaaataaatgaaagttgatgtaaaataaattatttgccACATGATCGAATTCTTCAGGGAaatctttaagatatttaagTGATAAATTAAGTATTAATTGAGGTACACATTAACTGTTTTATTATGATGTCTATATTAAAAAACTTACTTAATAAAATTGGGCTAGGCTTTAGAGAAAATGAGTCGGGCTCTCACATATCAAATATGACCTTGTTAGTAAAATCGTAAGTGTCTATCCTTATATTGATCAAAATCAACGAGGAAAAAAAAATCACGAaggtataaaaaaatattttagtattAGTCATTATATTGTTATAATTGATGTAATCTCCAGTTAATTTTACCAACAAAAGGACAACGTTTTTCATGTAAAAAACAATTTTCTCTTTCGAAGAATGAAACAATAGTGTTCTCCTAAATTTACACACTCTATGTTAGCTTTACATTTTAGGATTTTCTTTATttcaaatgaaaaaaaaaatgattcagAAATTGATTCGCCGTGCATGCATGTAGAAGATTCAGAAAAGCTTGCTCGCAAACTCATCGATCTCTATCCCTTTACTGGCAGACGCCGCCGCAAGATCTCTCAGCTGCGACAAGCTTCTTCCCAACTGCAAACACACCTTCGTTTCAAATAGATCTCCGTTCTCTCTTCTCACCAAATCCTCTTCCCTCAGGTTCGACTCAATCGATTCTTCCATCAGCTTGAAGAGTCCCGCGTTGCTCCGGTACATTTCGACCACCATTCCTACTTGCCCGCCGTGTTCGAATGCATTCACCACACTCGCCAACGAGCCGCCTAATACTCCCAGCATCACCGCCCAACCGCCATGGGATGGTGAGCCCACGAATGCGGAACCAAGGGCCGCTAAACCCGTCAGCACTGGGGCCGTGATGGCCAGaattttgttgagttttaatgctTTACTGGCCAATTTCAAGTAGTCTTCTCTATCTTTTATTCTCATCACGTTCACTATCTGTCTCATTTCACCCTCTAATCTTCCGTTCCAGCCGTTGAAATCTTTGTTCCCAGCTAGCCCTTTTGACTGCCTCCGCCGTTGCTTCGTCGGCCACCAGACTGCAGGCTCCACAGTCTCCGGGAATTTTTCCAGCATTACCCCAAGGAGAGGGAGAGGATAAGCTTTATCCAGAGCTAACACCTTTTCCATCAGTTCCTTCACATCAACCGCCGTAGGGTTTCCTGCACGAATCATCGTCTGGATTTGATTCTGAAGCTGCTTGAACAGCCTGGCAGCGTTTCTTTGTTCTTCCGCAAGTTGAGACGGCTGAATTTTATTCACGATCAACAGCATCCCGGTTGCGGCCACGTACATGGAAGTCGAAGAAAGCTTCAAAGCAGCCGCCGGAGCACCAGCGCTTATGGCGGCAATTCCTGCCATGGTTGCAGCCGCCAGAGTGATCGCATTGATTGAAGTCAAAAGAAGACTATTCCAATGGGTTCTTTGATCTCCGATATTATTGTGCATTTCAACTCTGTCTGCAACTGCCTCCAATATAGCGTAAATCTTCGCCATCACCAAAGGATCCACGCCATTATTCTCTAATCTTTTAAATCCAGTGTTAATACTAATGGGACTCAGCCGTTTTTCAATACTGCTGTGGAGTTCGAGTCCATCCAAACCACTCGTTCGGAGCTCTGGAAGAGAAATACTGGCTACCCGTTTCGGGATATTAATAGCTGCCCGAATAACTCTTTTTTGttgggaagaagaagaagacacGGATGGCTTCAATAAGATCGAAGATTTCAAGGTTGCCATTTTCTTTTTAGCCGCTAGATATACGTGAAATCTATATAATTTGCTTTTGGTTTAATTTGTCAGGTGTTTCAGGAATTGTATCTCGAGGGTTTGATTGAGAAGGATTGGATGCAGGAACAAGTGTATTTATAGAGAAATGGTGAATTTGACCATTGACTCATGAATTGGTTATGGGAAGCGAGAAAAAATTTTCAACGTCTGATGTTTGAATTGAACCGGTTAATGTTTTGTTTTGTATATAAAGTATAAACTGAAGTTGGACCGTTTCTTGCATTCAATTTTGTTGTGaaccaaataattaattaattttgcgATAATATATAGTCTTGAAAGTACTGTAAGCTGCATAATATTGGTCAAATCTCATGcacataatatatttattatttttatttgatatttaattaattacaccataatttagttttattcaatttttattatttccttttaatgaaggcacttcaaattatatttttggtgtTATATATTTTTGCTAACTAAAATATTTAGTCATAAGTTTTTTTCGATTCCCGTCTTTAATAattagtaaaatatattatcgAATGAGTATACAAATCATAGTTTTTTTCTCTTTTGAATTAAAGTTATCTATTTTCGACTAGACCCGacgaataaaaaatatttttttatatctaaaatattatttttcattagaaaaatatcattttttgttTGCTATGCTATGAAAAATATTGTGTAATATATATCGATTTgtcaaaaatatattatataatatatacgtATAGTGAAAAATTAAGCAATAATATCTCTTCAACATGTTAGACGAATAACGATTAAATAACCCACATATTAGcaaattttgttgtttattctCATGCACcattttgttgcaaatttttcaTTTTGGCTGATCATTCTTGTAAGGAACAATTTGGTTATCCATTAATAAAGTTACAAATTTTTCCATAAAAAAAGTAAATTAGTTTTCATTACAGATATGAACCAGGTCAATTTGTCTCACGTATATAAATCTGTGATAACATTATATATGAGAGTATATCCATTGAATACGtcaaatgaaaattttatttccataacaaaaaaaatttaactgtTTTTTTCTGTTTTGAAAGACAATTATCTATTGAATACATCCTTGATTTTTGAATACGAtggttttttgtttttgtttttttaagctTTTGTTCCTTGACGATCGAGTAACACAGGATGGATaaaaaattttttataataataataaacttaTAAATATAAAGGTTAtccttttaatatttaattccCACAACTCGCTTTCCGATTCCATATCATGAACGGAGAAGCATATATTACGACAGTACACCtgctattatttttttatacgttttttctttaaatttgcaTTTGGGGTTTGTTGACTTTCAACtcaaagaaaatttcaaaattgttttgaaaatgaaaaCTAATCAAACAAGGGCAGATGAACGAGACAAAAATATTGGACAACATGTCTTTTCATTGTCAAGATTTAAAAGGACCCCACAGAAAAATTGGTGTAATATTATTACAAGTTTTTCATTAGAAAGTTAATGGACTATAATTAGATCTGTTGATTCTTGCATAATCCAAAAATGTGCCATGTCAGCTCAAATATAGACAAATTAAAACACCTAAAAAGTTGTGAAAATTCAGACAACGAACGAGTCATGCCCACGGGCATTAATTGTTGATCAAGAACTCTTGGGGTACCAATTCTTGGAGTCAAATAAATTTTCACCACAGAAAATTAGATTACGTGACCTATTGCCTTCaaatttcaatattcaaattctCCCAAAAATCTAAAAAGgaaataaaaaattcaatttcatCCTTCTTTTAATTAAGTTCCACAGTATACAAAATACAATTTGAATCGGTCACATGCACTTGCCATCATTGACAGGGGCGGAACTAGAATTTTGATTCAGTGTAGGCTACGGTATActataattaataaaacaaaacaaaaaatcttttaatcataaaatataacaaaataacTACATTACAATTGTTCTTTTCAAGTCTTCATATTTTGAAACATTTGTACAATAGATTCATTATCAACGGTCAGAAATATATCTTTCTCTACATAGACAATGAGACTATCATTCATCCAAGATGATGGGAAAATGCAATATTGAAACAATTACAAAGCTATCaacatataaatcataatcAATATTTATCACCACAATATTAAATAACAACCAATATATTACATAAAAGTATTAGAGACGCAAATTAT contains:
- the LOC140829026 gene encoding aspartic proteinase A1-like, whose protein sequence is MGMRFKALAFSLFLSSFLFSLAFSASNDGLVRIGLKKLNLDQNNRLATHLESKDGEELKASIRKYIFRGRLGDSADDDIVGLKNYLDAQYFGDIGIGTPPQKFTVIFDTGSSNLWVPSSKCYFSVACFFHGKYKAGRSSSYKKNGKSAAIHYGTGAISGFFSEDHVKVGNLVVKDQEFIEATREPGITFLAAKFDGILGLGFKEISVGNATPVWYNMVEQGLVKEPVFSFWLNRNPEEEEGGELVFGGVDPNHYKGKHTYVPVTQKGYWQFDMGDVLIDGEESGYCNGGCSAIADSGTSLLAGPTTVVAMINHAIGAAGIVSQECKAVVEQYGQTIMDLLISEAQPKKICSQVGLCTFDGRHGVSAGIESVVDEENGVSSGLHDAMCSACEMAVVWMQNQLRQNQTQDRILNYVNELCERLPSPMGESSVECGSISSMPNVSFTIGGKVFDLSPKEYILKVGEGASAQCISGFTGLDVPPPRGPLWILGDMFMGRYHTVFDYGNLRIGFAEAA
- the LOC140829027 gene encoding uncharacterized protein, encoding MIQLLFALVLSEMALIVVFVFKTPFRKLVIMGLDRVKRGRGPIVVKTVAGTVFVVMMSTVYSALKIQRRWADDGEVNPTDQILLAKNLLEASLMGFSLFLALMIDRLHHYIRELRVRRKSMEAVKKQSRVFEDGKPPVSDEIKALEAETSSLHKRIQQLETNLEEKSKEASNAEASAFALKKQSEGFLLEYDRLLEENQNLRCQLQSLDRRLSHSNSKKVT
- the LOC140829901 gene encoding probable F-box protein At4g22030, whose amino-acid sequence is MATLKSSILLKPSVSSSSSQQKRVIRAAINIPKRVASISLPELRTSGLDGLELHSSIEKRLSPISINTGFKRLENNGVDPLVMAKIYAILEAVADRVEMHNNIGDQRTHWNSLLLTSINAITLAAATMAGIAAISAGAPAAALKLSSTSMYVAATGMLLIVNKIQPSQLAEEQRNAARLFKQLQNQIQTMIRAGNPTAVDVKELMEKVLALDKAYPLPLLGVMLEKFPETVEPAVWWPTKQRRRQSKGLAGNKDFNGWNGRLEGEMRQIVNVMRIKDREDYLKLASKALKLNKILAITAPVLTGLAALGSAFVGSPSHGGWAVMLGVLGGSLASVVNAFEHGGQVGMVVEMYRSNAGLFKLMEESIESNLREEDLVRRENGDLFETKVCLQLGRSLSQLRDLAAASASKGIEIDEFASKLF